In bacterium, the following proteins share a genomic window:
- a CDS encoding diaminopimelate decarboxylase, protein VTELIYTKDRDNKKFYIVDAAMNDLIRPAFYDSYHEIKPVKEQSRAKAVVDVVGPICESGDFLATDREIAEYRPGELMAIMSAGAYGFSMASNYNARPRACEVLVDGKKFHVIRKRESYEDLIRGEKIPRLSSRTK, encoded by the coding sequence GGTGACCGAGCTCATTTACACCAAGGACCGGGACAACAAGAAATTCTACATCGTCGACGCGGCGATGAACGACCTGATCCGGCCGGCTTTCTACGACAGCTACCATGAGATCAAGCCGGTCAAGGAGCAGAGCCGGGCCAAGGCCGTCGTCGACGTGGTCGGCCCGATCTGCGAATCCGGCGATTTCCTGGCCACCGACCGCGAGATCGCGGAGTACCGGCCGGGCGAGCTGATGGCGATCATGAGCGCCGGCGCCTACGGCTTCTCGATGGCCTCGAACTACAACGCCCGGCCCCGGGCCTGCGAAGTCCTGGTCGACGGGAAGAAGTTCCACGTCATCCGGAAGCGCGAGAGCTATGAAGATTTGATCCGCGGGGAAAAGATCCCAAGGCTGTCATCCCGAACGAAGTGA
- the dapF gene encoding diaminopimelate epimerase, with protein sequence MKLKFTKMHGLGNDFIVINCLEGNCPDLAQHAAKLCDRRFGIGCDQLLVIRPSERADFKMEIFNNDGGQVEMCGNGIRCVAKYLVDQGATTKNELAIETLAGIIRPRLVDGLVEVDMGEPILDGKQIPTTLEGKILDRPIEVEGREWKITCVSMGNPHCVIFVDDVAQAPVHSLGPVLERHSLFPKRTNVEFIQVLSPSELKMRVWERGAGETLACGTGACGSLVAAVLTGRAQREATLHLKGGDLRIRWSEKNNRVYMTGPGQEVFGGEIEI encoded by the coding sequence ATGAAACTTAAATTCACCAAAATGCACGGCTTGGGCAACGACTTCATCGTCATCAATTGCCTCGAGGGCAATTGCCCCGACCTCGCCCAACACGCCGCCAAGCTCTGCGACCGCCGCTTCGGCATCGGTTGCGACCAGTTGCTGGTCATTCGTCCCTCGGAACGGGCCGACTTCAAGATGGAGATCTTCAACAACGACGGCGGCCAAGTCGAGATGTGCGGCAACGGCATCCGCTGCGTCGCCAAATACCTGGTCGACCAAGGCGCCACCACCAAGAACGAGCTGGCCATCGAGACCTTGGCCGGCATCATCCGGCCCCGGCTGGTCGATGGCTTGGTCGAGGTCGACATGGGCGAGCCGATCCTCGACGGCAAGCAGATCCCCACCACGCTGGAGGGCAAGATCCTCGACCGTCCGATCGAAGTCGAGGGCCGGGAGTGGAAGATCACTTGCGTCAGCATGGGCAATCCGCACTGCGTGATTTTCGTCGACGACGTCGCCCAGGCGCCGGTTCACAGCCTGGGACCGGTCTTGGAGCGCCACTCCCTTTTCCCCAAGCGGACCAACGTCGAGTTCATCCAGGTCCTGAGCCCCTCCGAGCTCAAGATGCGGGTCTGGGAGCGGGGCGCCGGCGAAACCCTGGCCTGCGGCACCGGGGCCTGCGGCTCGCTGGTGGCGGCGGTGCTGACCGGCCGGGCCCAGCGCGAAGCCACCCTCCACCTCAAGGGCGGCGATTTGAGGATCCGGTGGAGCGAGAAAAACAACCGGGTTTACATGACCGGTCCGGGCCAGGAAGTCTTCGGCGGGGAGATTGAGATTTGA
- the dapA gene encoding 4-hydroxy-tetrahydrodipicolinate synthase: MFEGSGVALVTPFNNGKIDEAALVALIEEQISAGTKVLVPCGTTGESATLSHEEHDRVVEITVQAAKKRAKVLAGAGSNSTTEAVRLTQHAQKSGADGTLHICPYYNRPTQEGLYRHFEAVAKAGNLPVVLYNIPGRTGVNMLPKTVARLAKIPNIVGIKEASSVGQVSELIERCPPDFEVLSGEDALTFPMVALGAKGAISVTANVLPKACAEMFQAAAAGDWPKAKKIHYDLAAINRILFIETNPSPVKAALGLMKKIDPEVRLPLTGLSAESLAELKSVLQSYRLI, encoded by the coding sequence ATGTTTGAAGGAAGCGGCGTCGCCCTAGTCACCCCATTCAATAACGGCAAAATCGACGAAGCGGCTCTGGTCGCCTTGATCGAAGAGCAGATTTCCGCCGGCACCAAAGTCCTCGTCCCCTGCGGCACCACCGGCGAATCGGCCACCCTCTCGCATGAGGAGCACGACCGAGTCGTCGAGATCACCGTCCAGGCGGCCAAGAAGCGGGCCAAGGTCCTGGCCGGCGCCGGCTCCAACTCCACCACCGAGGCGGTGCGCCTGACCCAGCACGCCCAAAAGTCGGGCGCCGACGGCACTCTCCACATTTGTCCCTATTACAACCGGCCGACCCAGGAAGGCCTCTACCGCCATTTCGAGGCGGTGGCCAAGGCCGGCAACCTGCCGGTCGTCCTCTACAACATCCCGGGCCGGACCGGCGTCAACATGCTGCCCAAGACCGTCGCCCGCTTGGCCAAGATTCCCAACATCGTCGGCATCAAGGAAGCCAGCAGCGTCGGGCAGGTTTCGGAGCTGATCGAGCGATGCCCGCCCGATTTCGAAGTGCTTTCGGGCGAGGACGCGCTCACCTTTCCGATGGTCGCGCTCGGCGCCAAGGGCGCGATCTCGGTGACCGCCAACGTCCTGCCCAAGGCCTGCGCCGAGATGTTCCAGGCCGCGGCCGCCGGCGATTGGCCCAAGGCTAAAAAAATCCATTACGACTTGGCGGCGATCAACCGGATCCTTTTCATCGAAACCAATCCAAGCCCGGTCAAGGCCGCCCTCGGCTTGATGAAAAAAATCGATCCTGAAGTCCGCCTGCCGCTGACCGGCTTGAGCGCCGAGAGCCTGGCCGAGCTGAAGAGCGTGCTTCAATCCTATCGCCTGATATGA
- the dapB gene encoding 4-hydroxy-tetrahydrodipicolinate reductase — protein MTRIIVTGIGGRMGSRIADIVRETPGLSLAGATEAPGSFAIGTTLPEGHQVVDDLSKNIAHGDVVIDFTSPKATIHHAEIAAKARKALVVGTTGFSEEEKQKLTAYLKTMPAVFSSNMSIGMNVLFKIAAEAARRLGEDYDIEIVEAHHRHKKDAPSGTALTLAEEIAAGVGRNLKDVARYERHGQIGERKPKEIGIQTLRGGDIVGDHTVYFAGSGERLELTHRATSRDNFARGAVLAAKWLQGKAPGIYTMADVLGLS, from the coding sequence ATGACCCGCATCATCGTCACCGGCATCGGCGGCCGAATGGGCAGCCGCATCGCCGACATCGTTCGAGAAACCCCGGGCCTCAGCCTGGCCGGGGCCACCGAGGCGCCGGGCTCCTTCGCCATCGGCACCACCCTGCCCGAAGGCCACCAAGTCGTCGACGACCTGAGCAAGAACATCGCCCACGGCGACGTCGTCATCGATTTCACCTCGCCCAAGGCCACGATCCATCACGCCGAGATCGCGGCCAAGGCCCGCAAGGCCCTGGTCGTCGGCACCACCGGCTTCAGCGAGGAAGAGAAGCAAAAGCTCACGGCCTATCTCAAAACCATGCCCGCGGTCTTCTCCTCCAACATGAGCATCGGGATGAACGTCCTTTTCAAGATCGCGGCCGAGGCGGCCCGGCGGCTGGGCGAGGACTACGACATTGAAATCGTCGAGGCCCACCACCGCCACAAGAAAGACGCCCCCAGCGGCACCGCCCTCACCCTGGCCGAGGAGATCGCCGCCGGCGTCGGGCGAAATTTGAAGGACGTCGCCCGCTACGAGCGCCATGGCCAGATCGGCGAGCGCAAACCCAAGGAGATCGGCATTCAGACCCTGCGCGGCGGCGACATCGTCGGCGACCACACGGTTTATTTCGCGGGCTCGGGCGAGCGGTTGGAGTTGACTCACCGGGCCACCAGCCGCGACAATTTCGCCAGGGGTGCGGTCTTGGCCGCCAAGTGGCTCCAAGGCAAGGCCCCGGGAATCTACACCATGGCCGACGTATTGGGGTTGTCATGA
- a CDS encoding fumarylacetoacetate hydrolase family protein has translation MKLIRFQYGEEIAFGMLQGSDIQVLVGPPTEPLHVERTLKLEEVSLLAPILPTKIIGIGFNYKGHAAELHAKLPEEPLLLLKPPSALNGPEEPIHLPASSQQVEFEGELAVVIGKRCKHLSETEVKEAILGYTCFNDVTARDLQLKDVQFTRAKSFDTFACMGPWIETEIDPSNLKLETRVNGEVKQSVRTSELRFSVSKLVSFVSQVMTLEPGDVISTGTPAGTGPLKQGDKVEVEIEGIGTLVNPVY, from the coding sequence ATGAAACTGATCCGCTTTCAGTACGGCGAGGAAATCGCCTTCGGGATGCTGCAAGGCAGCGACATTCAGGTCTTGGTCGGTCCTCCGACCGAGCCGCTTCACGTCGAAAGGACGCTCAAGCTCGAAGAGGTCTCGCTGCTGGCCCCGATCCTTCCGACCAAGATCATCGGGATCGGCTTCAATTATAAGGGCCACGCCGCCGAGCTCCACGCCAAGCTGCCGGAGGAGCCGCTGCTCCTGCTCAAGCCGCCCAGCGCCTTGAACGGCCCCGAGGAGCCGATCCACCTGCCGGCCAGCTCCCAGCAAGTCGAATTCGAAGGCGAGCTCGCCGTCGTCATCGGTAAGCGCTGCAAGCACCTGAGCGAAACCGAAGTGAAAGAGGCGATCTTGGGCTATACCTGCTTCAACGACGTGACCGCCCGCGATCTGCAGCTCAAGGACGTTCAATTCACCCGGGCCAAGTCCTTCGACACCTTCGCCTGCATGGGGCCCTGGATCGAAACCGAAATCGATCCCTCCAACCTCAAGCTCGAAACCCGGGTGAACGGCGAGGTCAAGCAGAGCGTCCGCACTTCCGAGTTGCGCTTCTCGGTGTCCAAGCTGGTCAGCTTCGTCTCCCAAGTCATGACCCTGGAGCCGGGCGACGTGATCAGCACCGGAACCCCCGCCGGCACCGGCCCGCTCAAGCAGGGCGACAAGGTCGAGGTCGAGATCGAGGGCATCGGCACCTTGGTCAATCCGGTTTACTAG
- a CDS encoding alpha/beta hydrolase translates to MRRRRLKIHGLRQQLYTWGSPKLPPLFFLHGWLDTGAGFEFVARFLAKKFHCIAPDMRGYGQSEHAKSQLGYFFFEYVADLHELFAKLSPKRPVRVLGHSLGGMVASIYAGTFPERVSELINVEGYLSPGRKAEIAPDRARAWIEGFGRQRFRTFKSLEGLAARLQTSNPRLPADRALFLAKHLAKRVRGAWTMAADPNHKLLDPYWLPREAHFAVWARIQARCLLVSAAKTEMALRFGEADFAAEKALLESRFPAGTAKAEIPDCGHMAHHEKPEILARLALDFLEARSS, encoded by the coding sequence ATGCGTCGACGCCGACTTAAAATCCACGGCCTCCGCCAGCAGCTCTACACTTGGGGTTCGCCCAAGCTGCCGCCGCTCTTTTTCCTCCACGGTTGGCTCGATACCGGCGCCGGTTTCGAGTTCGTCGCCCGGTTCTTGGCCAAGAAATTCCATTGCATCGCGCCCGACATGCGGGGTTACGGCCAGAGCGAGCACGCCAAAAGCCAGCTCGGTTATTTCTTTTTTGAATACGTCGCCGATCTCCACGAGCTGTTCGCCAAGCTTTCGCCGAAGCGGCCGGTCCGGGTGCTCGGCCATTCGCTGGGCGGGATGGTCGCCTCGATCTATGCCGGCACTTTTCCGGAACGGGTTTCGGAGCTGATCAACGTCGAGGGCTACTTGAGCCCCGGCCGCAAGGCCGAGATCGCCCCCGATCGGGCCCGGGCCTGGATCGAAGGCTTCGGCCGGCAGCGCTTTCGCACTTTCAAGAGCCTGGAAGGCCTTGCCGCCCGGCTCCAAACCTCCAATCCCCGGCTCCCGGCCGACCGGGCCTTGTTCTTGGCCAAGCACCTCGCCAAGCGGGTTCGCGGCGCTTGGACGATGGCGGCCGACCCTAACCATAAGCTGCTCGATCCCTATTGGCTGCCGCGGGAGGCTCACTTCGCGGTTTGGGCCCGGATTCAAGCCCGCTGCCTGCTGGTCTCGGCCGCGAAGACCGAGATGGCCCTCCGTTTCGGCGAGGCCGATTTCGCGGCCGAGAAGGCCTTGCTCGAGAGCCGGTTCCCCGCCGGCACCGCCAAGGCCGAGATTCCGGACTGCGGCCACATGGCCCACCACGAAAAGCCGGAGATTTTGGCGCGATTGGCATTGGATTTTCTGGAGGCTAGGTCATCCTGA
- a CDS encoding histidine phosphatase family protein, with the protein MKLKRFALYTAVLACLPSAALAKKAAPANTNELLNVTALNNDYVVLRHGESVPSSEGRVCATLKTGMDPANRLTEKGREEVVVSTKEWIEKNKNKLSVVIQRDELVIVTSPYSRTKETAEIFADTMTETFKAKLPKKYRKTGLRQLIVVEDDIREREFGKFEGQTGSKEIYAKVWAEDDKNPSHSKWGVEPATAVQQRSSAVIKKYEETSSGKLYVLVAHGDTLKILQTAFQKQSAAEHQNKDSVVPIKTAEFRYMKLAAAPAQAQK; encoded by the coding sequence ATGAAACTGAAACGATTCGCACTCTATACCGCCGTCTTGGCTTGCCTGCCCAGTGCGGCTTTGGCCAAAAAGGCGGCTCCCGCCAACACCAATGAGCTGCTGAACGTGACCGCGCTCAATAACGATTACGTCGTCCTGCGCCACGGCGAGAGCGTCCCCAGCTCCGAAGGGCGGGTGTGCGCCACCCTGAAGACCGGCATGGACCCGGCCAACCGACTCACCGAGAAGGGCCGGGAAGAAGTGGTCGTCAGCACCAAGGAGTGGATCGAGAAGAATAAAAACAAGCTCAGCGTCGTGATCCAGCGCGATGAGCTGGTCATCGTGACCTCGCCCTATAGCCGAACCAAGGAAACCGCCGAAATCTTTGCCGACACCATGACCGAGACCTTCAAGGCCAAGCTGCCCAAGAAGTACCGCAAGACCGGCCTCCGCCAGTTGATCGTCGTCGAGGATGACATCCGGGAGCGCGAGTTCGGCAAGTTCGAGGGTCAGACCGGCAGCAAGGAGATCTACGCCAAGGTTTGGGCCGAGGACGACAAGAACCCCAGCCACAGCAAGTGGGGCGTCGAGCCGGCCACGGCCGTCCAACAAAGGTCCAGCGCCGTGATCAAGAAGTACGAGGAAACCTCCAGCGGCAAGCTCTACGTCCTGGTGGCTCACGGCGACACCTTGAAGATCCTCCAGACCGCCTTCCAAAAGCAGAGCGCCGCGGAGCATCAAAACAAGGATTCGGTGGTGCCGATCAAGACCGCCGAGTTCCGCTACATGAAGCTGGCCGCGGCGCCGGCCCAGGCCCAAAAGTAA
- a CDS encoding LL-diaminopimelate aminotransferase, with protein MARINDNYLKLKAGYLFPEIARRVKAFQEANPKADIIRLGIGDVVLPLVPAVVEAMEQAVREMGQAEGFRGYGPEQGYSFLIEAILKHDFEPRGVKLKAGEIFVSDGSKCDTGNIQEIFAIQNRIAVVDPVYPVYVDTNVMAGRSGEFQHDGKYQGLTYLPATAENGFDAPLPGERVDLVYLCSPNNPTGAVLNRGQLKRWVDFARKTGAILLFDAAYEAFITDPAIPHSIYEIEGAEEVAIEFRSFSKTAGFTGTRCAYTVVPEKLRASDESGREVAVNPLWNRRHTTKFNGVSYPIQRGAEACYSAEGRAQIREQIDYYLANAKLIREGLTKLGIEVYGGVNAPYIWLKTPGGLDSWEFFDKLLGEAQVVGTPGAGFGPSGEGYFRLSAFGFREKIAAALERMQTRLKI; from the coding sequence ATGGCCCGCATCAATGATAACTATCTGAAGCTGAAGGCCGGGTACTTGTTTCCGGAGATCGCCCGCCGCGTCAAAGCCTTCCAGGAAGCCAATCCCAAGGCCGATATCATCCGCCTTGGCATCGGCGACGTCGTCTTGCCGCTGGTTCCGGCGGTGGTGGAAGCCATGGAGCAGGCGGTGCGCGAGATGGGGCAGGCCGAAGGTTTTCGAGGCTACGGCCCCGAGCAGGGCTATTCCTTCTTGATCGAGGCCATCCTGAAGCACGACTTCGAGCCGCGCGGGGTGAAGCTCAAGGCCGGCGAGATTTTCGTCTCCGACGGCTCCAAATGCGACACCGGGAATATCCAGGAAATTTTCGCCATCCAGAACCGCATCGCGGTGGTCGATCCGGTTTATCCGGTTTACGTCGACACCAACGTGATGGCCGGCCGCAGCGGCGAATTCCAGCACGACGGGAAATATCAGGGCCTGACCTATCTTCCGGCCACCGCCGAGAACGGCTTCGACGCGCCGCTGCCCGGCGAGCGGGTGGACTTGGTTTATCTCTGCTCGCCGAACAACCCCACCGGCGCGGTTTTGAATCGCGGCCAATTGAAGCGATGGGTCGACTTCGCCCGCAAGACCGGCGCGATCCTCCTCTTCGATGCCGCCTATGAGGCCTTCATCACCGACCCGGCCATCCCTCATTCGATCTACGAGATCGAAGGCGCCGAGGAAGTCGCGATCGAGTTCCGCAGCTTTTCCAAGACCGCCGGTTTCACCGGCACCCGCTGCGCCTACACCGTGGTGCCGGAAAAGCTCCGGGCCAGCGACGAGTCGGGCCGGGAGGTGGCGGTCAACCCGCTGTGGAACCGCCGCCACACCACCAAGTTCAACGGCGTTTCCTATCCCATTCAGCGCGGGGCCGAAGCCTGCTATTCGGCCGAGGGCCGGGCTCAGATCCGCGAGCAGATCGATTATTACCTAGCCAACGCCAAGCTGATCCGCGAGGGATTGACCAAGCTGGGCATCGAGGTCTACGGCGGCGTCAACGCGCCCTATATTTGGCTCAAGACGCCCGGCGGCCTCGACTCCTGGGAATTTTTCGACAAGCTGCTCGGCGAGGCCCAGGTCGTCGGCACGCCCGGTGCCGGTTTCGGGCCCTCGGGTGAAGGATATTTTCGACTCAGCGCCTTCGGCTTTCGCGAGAAGATCGCCGCGGCCTTGGAGCGCATGCAAACTCGACTGAAGATCTAG
- the folK gene encoding 2-amino-4-hydroxy-6-hydroxymethyldihydropteridine diphosphokinase: MQHTAYIAIGSNLGDRLKNVSEAIRLLEDHPLVRVLRLSHFYETEPLTLRGEKQGWYLNCVLKLRTSLNAIRLFHLMQQIEGVLGRVRGDKWAPRTIDLDLLFFDDEILRSKSLILPHPALHLRRFVLEPLAEVAPEFVHPIKGVPIKALLKKLGDNKKVVPLYKFFLSQSSDGVLKTPLRDRL, encoded by the coding sequence ATGCAACACACCGCCTACATCGCCATCGGCAGTAACTTGGGCGACCGACTGAAGAACGTCAGCGAAGCCATCCGCCTGCTCGAAGACCACCCGCTGGTCCGGGTCCTCCGGCTTTCCCACTTTTATGAAACCGAGCCGCTGACCTTGCGCGGCGAAAAGCAGGGCTGGTACCTCAACTGCGTCCTCAAGCTGAGGACCTCGCTCAACGCCATCCGGCTCTTTCACCTGATGCAGCAGATCGAAGGAGTGCTCGGGCGGGTGCGCGGGGACAAATGGGCGCCGCGGACCATCGACCTCGACCTGCTTTTCTTCGACGACGAGATCCTGCGCAGCAAGTCGCTCATCCTCCCCCATCCGGCCCTGCATCTGCGGCGCTTCGTGCTCGAACCGCTGGCCGAGGTCGCGCCCGAATTCGTCCACCCCATCAAGGGCGTCCCGATCAAAGCCCTGCTCAAGAAGCTCGGCGACAACAAGAAGGTCGTTCCGCTCTATAAATTTTTCCTCAGTCAATCCTCCGACGGCGTTCTTAAAACCCCGTTGCGGGATAGGCTCTGA
- the fsa gene encoding fructose-6-phosphate aldolase, with amino-acid sequence MKIFIDTADVKEIREANDIGILDGVTTNPSLVAKSGRKFREVLEEIVKIVNGPVSAEVVSVEHEGMLKEAREYAKIHSNIVIKLPMTIEGLKALKILTAEGIKTNLTLVFNANQALLVGKVGATYVSPFIGRLDDISQIGMDLIRQIRTIYDNYDIDTQILAASIRNPIHFLEAALIGADVATVPMSVIRQLAQHPLTDIGLDKFLKDWEKVPK; translated from the coding sequence ATGAAAATTTTCATCGACACGGCCGACGTGAAAGAAATCCGCGAGGCCAACGACATCGGCATCCTCGACGGCGTGACCACCAACCCTTCTTTGGTCGCCAAGAGCGGCCGCAAATTCCGCGAGGTGCTGGAGGAGATCGTCAAGATCGTCAACGGCCCGGTCAGCGCCGAGGTGGTCAGCGTCGAGCACGAGGGCATGCTCAAGGAAGCCCGGGAATACGCCAAGATCCACTCCAACATCGTGATCAAGCTGCCGATGACGATCGAGGGCCTCAAAGCCCTCAAGATCCTGACCGCCGAGGGCATCAAGACCAACCTGACCCTGGTCTTCAACGCCAACCAGGCCCTGCTGGTCGGCAAGGTCGGCGCGACCTACGTGAGCCCCTTCATCGGCCGGCTCGACGACATCTCCCAAATCGGAATGGATCTTATCCGACAAATCCGGACCATCTACGACAACTACGACATCGACACTCAGATTTTGGCGGCTTCGATCCGCAATCCGATCCATTTTCTCGAAGCGGCCTTGATCGGCGCCGACGTGGCCACCGTGCCGATGTCGGTGATCCGGCAGCTGGCCCAACACCCCCTCACCGACATCGGCTTGGATAAGTTTCTCAAGGACTGGGAGAAAGTTCCGAAATGA
- a CDS encoding DUF559 domain-containing protein has translation MKKLRTYARDLRKNLTPAERKLWRYLRASRFEKAKFRRQEPIGPFIVDFVCYEQRLIIECDGGHHDLQTLEDGARDHWLEEQGFKVLRFWNNEIFNNFEGVMKRVWDVVQPSPARGRAS, from the coding sequence ATGAAAAAACTGCGCACCTATGCAAGAGATCTAAGAAAGAATCTAACTCCCGCCGAGAGAAAGCTCTGGCGCTATCTGCGCGCATCCCGCTTCGAAAAAGCAAAATTCCGACGCCAAGAGCCGATTGGGCCGTTCATCGTCGACTTCGTTTGTTATGAGCAGCGACTGATTATCGAATGTGACGGCGGCCATCATGATCTTCAGACGCTCGAAGACGGTGCCAGAGATCATTGGTTAGAAGAGCAGGGATTCAAAGTCCTTCGGTTTTGGAACAATGAGATTTTTAACAATTTTGAAGGGGTTATGAAGCGGGTTTGGGATGTAGTGCAACCCTCCCCCGCGAGGGGGAGGGCTAGTTAA
- a CDS encoding HU family DNA-binding protein: protein MGKALTKSQIADHLAKKCDLKKKDAVNLLEELSALAYKEAKNTFTLPGIGKLVLVNRKARMGRNPQTGQEIKIPAKRVVKFRVAKAAKDSILGAPKKR, encoded by the coding sequence ATGGGAAAAGCACTGACTAAGTCTCAAATCGCCGATCATCTCGCCAAGAAATGCGACCTGAAGAAGAAGGATGCCGTCAATCTGCTCGAGGAGCTTTCGGCCCTGGCTTACAAAGAAGCCAAGAACACCTTCACTCTTCCGGGCATCGGCAAGCTCGTCCTGGTCAACCGCAAGGCGCGGATGGGCCGCAATCCCCAGACCGGCCAGGAGATCAAGATTCCGGCCAAGCGCGTCGTGAAGTTCCGCGTCGCCAAGGCCGCCAAGGACTCGATCCTCGGCGCTCCCAAGAAGCGGTAG